A portion of the Sulfuriferula sp. AH1 genome contains these proteins:
- the pepP gene encoding Xaa-Pro aminopeptidase, with protein sequence MIDCIPFVQRRERLMQQIGSGIAVLATAPERVRNRDSHFPYRFDSHFYYLSGFTEPEAVIVLLAATNRAILFCRDKDMEREIWDGFRYGPAAAAETFGFDEAYSISELDERLPKLMANQPVLHYALGADSGWDQRVLGWLNSVREQARSGVAAPAEIRDVRVLVDAMRLIKDDFEIDLMRRSAAIACGAHRRAMLATRPGGYEYQVEAEILHEFRSHGAQSPAYTSIVAAGANACVLHYVDNSASLHGGDLLLIDAGCELDGYASDITRTFPVNGRFSGAQRDIYELVLAAQAAAIATINPQSHWNSAHEAALRVLAQGMIDFGLCHGSVDGVLESGDYRRFYMHRTGHWLGLDVHDVGDYKQHGEWRDLQPGMVLTVEPGCYIRPADDVPEAYWNIGIRIEDDVLVTAGGAEVLTAAAAKTVAEIETLMQQRQTPEWPGAL encoded by the coding sequence ATGATTGATTGCATCCCTTTTGTGCAGCGGCGCGAGCGCCTGATGCAGCAGATCGGTAGCGGGATTGCCGTGCTGGCGACTGCGCCGGAACGGGTGCGCAACAGGGATTCGCATTTCCCTTACCGCTTCGATAGCCACTTCTATTACCTGAGCGGATTCACCGAGCCGGAGGCAGTCATCGTGCTGCTGGCGGCGACCAATCGTGCCATCCTGTTTTGCCGCGACAAGGATATGGAACGCGAAATCTGGGACGGCTTCCGTTACGGGCCGGCCGCGGCAGCGGAGACGTTCGGCTTCGATGAAGCGTATTCCATCAGCGAGCTGGACGAACGCCTGCCGAAACTGATGGCGAACCAGCCCGTCCTGCATTATGCGCTGGGTGCTGACAGCGGCTGGGATCAGCGCGTGCTGGGCTGGTTGAATAGTGTCCGCGAGCAGGCACGCAGCGGCGTCGCGGCACCCGCCGAAATTCGCGATGTGCGCGTGCTGGTTGACGCGATGCGCCTGATCAAGGATGACTTCGAAATCGACCTGATGCGGCGTTCGGCAGCGATTGCCTGCGGTGCTCATCGCCGCGCGATGCTGGCGACCCGGCCGGGCGGTTACGAGTATCAGGTGGAAGCCGAGATACTGCATGAATTTCGCAGTCACGGTGCGCAATCCCCCGCTTACACCTCGATCGTCGCGGCCGGCGCCAATGCCTGCGTGCTGCACTATGTCGACAACAGCGCCAGCCTGCATGGCGGTGACTTGCTGTTGATCGATGCCGGTTGCGAGCTGGACGGCTATGCCTCCGATATCACCCGCACGTTCCCGGTCAATGGCCGGTTCAGCGGCGCACAGCGCGATATCTACGAACTGGTGCTGGCGGCACAGGCGGCCGCGATTGCGACCATCAATCCGCAGTCGCACTGGAACAGCGCGCATGAGGCGGCTTTGCGGGTGCTGGCGCAGGGTATGATCGATTTCGGCTTGTGCCACGGCAGCGTGGACGGCGTACTTGAATCCGGCGATTATCGCCGTTTCTACATGCACCGCACCGGGCACTGGCTGGGGCTGGATGTGCATGATGTCGGCGATTACAAGCAGCACGGCGAATGGCGCGACCTGCAGCCCGGCATGGTGCTGACGGTAGAGCCGGGCTGCTATATCCGCCCGGCCGACGACGTCCCCGAAGCCTACTGGAATATCGGCATCCGCATCGAGGACGACGTGCTGGTGACCGCAGGCGGCGCCGAAGTGCTGACGGCGGCGGCGGCGAAGACCGTGGCAGAGATCGAGACGCTGATGCAACAGCGGCAGACGCCGGAATGGCCGGGCGCACTTTAG
- a CDS encoding FAD-dependent oxidoreductase, which translates to MREHSDIIIVGGGPVGATLALALADSPWQVQVLEARADLSRAAYRRTLALSYGSRLILERLGIWSGLQDVTPIKDIHVSQRGTLGVSRIRANEEGLPALGYVVDYAELDSVLHEALRATAVEVSAGSRVTAIAHNTGYARIELEQAGVKRQLTTRLAVVADGGGNGAERVTREYGQHALLASVTTELPNQGCAYERFTADGPVALLPQGDGFALVWTATPERVAELLAMPDDEFLQALYAHFGDRVGRFLTVAGRSSFPLILRYAKKLVTAHQVMIGNAAQTLHPVAGQGFNLGLRDAWELAEMVRDCGRETLGSLDMLKRYQASRRVDTSASIFFTDLLVRLFSNAHPVLQHGRSLGLMALQLLPPAKHMVARRMIFGARG; encoded by the coding sequence ATGCGTGAACACAGTGATATCATAATCGTGGGCGGCGGGCCGGTTGGCGCAACACTGGCGCTCGCGCTGGCCGACAGCCCCTGGCAGGTGCAGGTGCTGGAGGCACGGGCGGATCTGAGCCGGGCGGCGTATAGGCGCACACTGGCATTATCCTACGGCAGTCGCCTGATTCTGGAGCGTCTGGGCATCTGGTCCGGATTGCAGGACGTCACCCCGATCAAGGATATACATGTATCGCAGCGCGGCACTCTGGGCGTGAGCCGGATCCGTGCCAACGAAGAAGGCCTGCCGGCGCTGGGCTATGTGGTGGATTATGCGGAACTCGACAGCGTCTTGCACGAAGCGCTGCGGGCAACCGCCGTAGAGGTAAGTGCCGGTTCGCGGGTTACCGCGATCGCGCATAACACCGGCTATGCGCGAATAGAGCTCGAGCAGGCCGGGGTGAAGCGGCAGCTCACCACGCGACTGGCCGTAGTGGCCGACGGTGGCGGCAACGGTGCCGAGCGGGTGACGCGGGAATACGGCCAGCATGCGTTACTGGCCTCGGTGACGACAGAATTGCCGAATCAGGGTTGCGCCTATGAGCGCTTTACTGCCGATGGCCCTGTCGCGCTGTTGCCGCAAGGTGACGGTTTTGCGCTGGTCTGGACGGCAACGCCGGAGCGCGTTGCCGAGCTGCTGGCGATGCCGGACGACGAATTTCTGCAGGCTTTGTATGCGCATTTCGGCGATCGTGTCGGCCGCTTCCTGACGGTGGCCGGGCGCTCCAGCTTTCCGCTGATACTGCGTTACGCCAAAAAGCTGGTGACAGCCCATCAGGTGATGATCGGCAACGCCGCGCAGACGCTGCATCCGGTAGCGGGGCAGGGATTCAATCTGGGCCTGCGCGATGCGTGGGAGCTGGCGGAGATGGTGCGCGACTGCGGGCGCGAAACGCTGGGCAGCCTCGACATGCTCAAGCGTTATCAGGCCAGCCGCCGGGTGGATACCTCGGCCAGCATCTTTTTCACCGATCTGCTGGTGCGGCTGTTTTCCAATGCGCATCCGGTATTGCAGCATGGGCGCAGCCTGGGGCTGATGGCCCTGCAGTTATTGCCGCCGGCGAAACACATGGTGGCACGACGCATGATATTTGGAGCACGAGGATGA
- a CDS encoding UbiH/UbiF family hydroxylase gives MTAQTYDVVIVGAGIVGAAFAAALRDSGLKLALVEAHPPAPPTDDWDARIYAISPGSAAFLESMGVWQTLDQSRIGPVYGMSIRGDSGAELEFDAYRTGVPQLAWIMESGRIQHGLWAALQDQANLTLFAGASCAELAWSASGARLALADGTVLHSKLVVAADGGKSWVRAQAGIDSRREDYLQSGVVANFVAEKAHRGIARQWFREENVLAWLPLPQNHVSMVWSTDAAHTEALLAASPEQLADEVARAGGHALGKLRQVGRTAAFPLSINRVSSLVQHGLALIGDAAHGVHPLAGQGVNLGLRDARELAQVLQHRGAADCGDLALLRRYERARRGDIVAMQTVTDSLHHLFRSKNPLLMKLRNVGMDFTNQLNPIKAWLIRQALG, from the coding sequence ATGACAGCGCAAACTTATGATGTGGTCATCGTCGGTGCAGGCATCGTCGGCGCAGCCTTCGCCGCCGCACTGCGCGACAGCGGGCTGAAACTGGCGCTGGTCGAAGCGCACCCGCCTGCGCCGCCGACCGACGACTGGGATGCGCGGATCTATGCGATCAGCCCCGGCAGCGCAGCGTTCCTGGAAAGCATGGGCGTGTGGCAGACTCTGGATCAGAGCCGCATCGGTCCGGTGTACGGCATGAGCATACGCGGCGATAGCGGGGCCGAACTGGAGTTCGATGCCTATCGTACCGGCGTGCCGCAGCTGGCATGGATTATGGAGAGCGGACGCATCCAGCATGGTTTATGGGCGGCATTGCAGGATCAGGCCAATTTGACCTTGTTCGCCGGCGCATCCTGCGCGGAGCTGGCCTGGTCGGCAAGCGGCGCGCGGCTGGCGCTGGCTGACGGCACGGTACTGCACAGCAAGCTGGTCGTGGCCGCTGATGGCGGTAAATCGTGGGTGCGCGCGCAAGCCGGCATCGACAGCCGCCGCGAGGATTATCTGCAGTCGGGCGTGGTGGCGAATTTTGTAGCCGAGAAAGCGCATCGCGGCATTGCCCGGCAGTGGTTTCGCGAAGAGAACGTACTGGCCTGGTTGCCGCTGCCGCAAAATCACGTTTCCATGGTGTGGTCTACCGATGCCGCGCATACCGAGGCGTTGCTGGCGGCGAGTCCTGAGCAGCTGGCCGACGAGGTGGCGCGCGCAGGCGGGCACGCTTTGGGCAAGCTGCGACAGGTGGGGCGTACCGCGGCTTTCCCGTTGAGCATTAACCGTGTATCGTCGCTGGTACAGCACGGCTTGGCGCTGATCGGCGATGCGGCGCATGGCGTGCACCCGCTGGCGGGGCAGGGCGTGAATCTGGGTTTGCGCGATGCGCGTGAACTGGCGCAGGTGTTGCAGCACCGGGGTGCGGCTGATTGCGGCGATCTGGCCTTGTTGCGGCGCTATGAGCGTGCCCGGCGCGGTGACATCGTTGCGATGCAAACCGTTACCGACAGCTTGCATCATTTGTTCCGTAGCAAGAATCCGCTGTTGATGAAATTGCGTAACGTCGGCATGGACTTTACCAATCAGCTTAACCCGATTAAAGCCTGGCTGATACGTCAGGCGCTGGGATAA
- a CDS encoding DsbC family protein — translation MFKRSMLSLLLVSSLLACSANADQAAIKKNLTAQFPGAAITSITKTPYAGLYEVLIDGQIIYTDETAAYVFLGSVIDTKARKNITNERMAKLNEVKFDNLPFENAIKFVKGNGSRKLAVFSDPECPFCKKFEQELTKVDNITVYIFPYPIAGLHPQATAAAKAIWCAPDRNAAWQDALLKGVLPKNDGNCKNPVEANVELGNKLHVSGTPTLIFANGQRVPGMVPADKLEKMFNSVK, via the coding sequence ATGTTTAAACGTAGCATGCTGTCGTTGTTGCTGGTATCCAGTTTATTGGCGTGCAGCGCCAATGCCGATCAGGCAGCGATCAAGAAAAACCTGACAGCGCAGTTTCCCGGCGCGGCGATCACCAGCATAACCAAAACTCCTTATGCCGGTTTGTACGAAGTGCTGATCGATGGACAGATCATCTATACCGATGAAACCGCCGCCTATGTGTTTCTGGGCAGCGTGATCGATACCAAGGCCAGGAAAAACATCACCAATGAGCGTATGGCCAAGCTCAATGAAGTGAAGTTCGACAACCTGCCGTTCGAGAACGCCATCAAATTCGTCAAAGGCAACGGCAGCCGCAAACTGGCGGTGTTCTCCGACCCGGAATGCCCGTTCTGCAAGAAGTTCGAGCAGGAGTTGACCAAGGTCGACAACATCACCGTTTACATTTTCCCGTACCCGATCGCCGGCCTGCATCCGCAGGCAACAGCCGCAGCCAAGGCGATCTGGTGCGCGCCTGATCGTAATGCCGCCTGGCAGGATGCGCTGCTAAAAGGTGTGCTGCCGAAGAATGACGGCAATTGCAAGAATCCGGTGGAAGCCAACGTCGAGCTGGGCAACAAGCTGCACGTTTCCGGCACGCCTACCCTGATTTTTGCCAATGGCCAGCGTGTCCCCGGCATGGTGCCGGCAGACAAGCTGGAAAAAATGTTCAACAGCGTTAAATGA
- a CDS encoding cyclopropane-fatty-acyl-phospholipid synthase family protein, with the protein MMWDERYDVPEFIFGTEPNVFLTQQAYRLTPGQRVLAVADGEGRNGVWLAQQGLSVLSVEGSGVAQAKAKKLAQERGVSLDFECADLLQWQWDEARFDAVVAIFIQFAAPAGRKILFDGMKAALKPGGLLLLQGYTPRQLEFKTGGPSSAENMYTEAMLRELLAGWEIVQLHEHDEHISEGAHHHGMSALIDVVARKPG; encoded by the coding sequence ATGATGTGGGATGAGCGTTATGACGTGCCGGAGTTCATCTTCGGCACCGAACCCAATGTGTTCCTGACCCAGCAGGCGTACCGGCTGACGCCGGGGCAGCGCGTACTGGCGGTGGCTGATGGCGAAGGCCGCAATGGGGTCTGGCTGGCGCAGCAGGGTTTGTCGGTATTGTCGGTCGAAGGCTCCGGCGTAGCGCAGGCTAAAGCGAAGAAGCTGGCGCAGGAACGCGGCGTCAGCCTTGATTTTGAGTGCGCCGACTTGCTGCAATGGCAATGGGACGAAGCTCGCTTCGATGCCGTGGTCGCCATCTTTATCCAGTTTGCCGCTCCGGCCGGCCGCAAAATACTGTTTGATGGCATGAAAGCCGCGCTCAAGCCCGGCGGTTTGCTGTTGCTCCAAGGTTATACCCCGCGCCAGCTGGAATTCAAGACTGGAGGACCATCCTCCGCGGAAAACATGTATACCGAAGCCATGCTCAGGGAACTGCTGGCGGGCTGGGAGATAGTGCAGTTGCACGAGCACGACGAGCATATCAGCGAAGGCGCGCACCACCACGGCATGTCAGCCCTGATTGACGTGGTGGCACGCAAACCGGGGTAG
- a CDS encoding spherulation-specific family 4 protein, with the protein MQTASRLMAAMMMGGLLASQAVFAQPLLEVLVPAYFDPSSNPAGWNTLTTTAQKIPLSVIMNPASGPGSAQDASYVTAVQNIRLAGGHVLGYVATGYGTRPMADVINDINLYIAWYPVDGIFIDEMSSDANTSHYSYYQSIYNQIKTISYSYRVIGNPGTNTQEAYLMLPTADALVVFESTAKNYGKYVPGAWIFNYSRQYFGNLIYSMSDSSQISSYLNLALNRNAGLVYLTNDGGRNPWNTLPGYWDAEVNCIAQINQGSGC; encoded by the coding sequence ATGCAGACAGCATCACGTTTAATGGCAGCCATGATGATGGGCGGCTTGCTGGCCAGTCAGGCCGTGTTTGCCCAGCCGCTGCTGGAGGTGCTGGTTCCTGCCTATTTTGATCCGTCCAGCAACCCGGCGGGCTGGAATACGCTGACCACGACCGCGCAGAAAATCCCGTTATCCGTCATCATGAATCCCGCTTCCGGGCCGGGCAGTGCGCAGGATGCGAGCTATGTAACCGCAGTACAGAATATCCGCCTGGCAGGCGGCCACGTGCTCGGTTATGTCGCCACCGGCTACGGCACACGCCCGATGGCAGACGTGATAAACGATATCAATCTGTATATCGCCTGGTATCCGGTCGATGGCATTTTTATCGACGAAATGAGCAGCGATGCCAACACCAGCCATTATTCATATTATCAGTCCATTTATAACCAGATCAAGACCATCAGCTATAGCTATCGGGTGATTGGCAACCCCGGCACCAATACGCAGGAAGCTTACCTCATGCTGCCCACGGCGGATGCGCTGGTGGTGTTTGAAAGCACGGCCAAGAATTACGGCAAATACGTTCCCGGCGCATGGATATTCAATTATAGCCGGCAGTATTTCGGCAATCTGATCTACAGCATGAGCGACAGCAGCCAGATTAGCAGCTATCTGAATCTGGCGCTGAACCGCAATGCCGGGCTGGTGTATTTGACCAACGATGGCGGGCGCAATCCGTGGAATACGCTGCCCGGTTACTGGGATGCCGAGGTGAATTGTATTGCACAGATCAATCAGGGTTCGGGTTGTTGA